A window of Photobacterium sp. GJ3 contains these coding sequences:
- the fliN gene encoding flagellar motor switch protein FliN has translation MNEMTDVNAFSEDDLNFDDLDLDQLDSDAELQQESDASPFIPYDEVPSRDINFFKKIPVTVTLEVSSTEVSLGELMKAGEGSVIELDKLNGEPLDVKVNGSLMGHAEVVVVNDKYGLRLIDIVDSPLNSVES, from the coding sequence GTGAATGAGATGACTGACGTAAACGCATTCAGCGAGGACGATCTGAACTTTGATGATCTGGATCTGGACCAGCTGGACAGCGATGCAGAGCTTCAGCAGGAATCTGACGCTTCTCCTTTCATTCCCTATGATGAAGTGCCTTCACGCGACATTAACTTCTTCAAGAAAATTCCGGTCACGGTCACGCTGGAAGTATCCAGCACGGAAGTCTCGTTAGGCGAACTGATGAAAGCCGGTGAAGGCAGCGTGATTGAGCTGGACAAACTGAATGGCGAACCATTAGATGTGAAAGTGAACGGTTCTCTGATGGGTCATGCCGAAGTGGTCGTGGTGAATGATAAATACGGCCTGCGTTTAATCGATATTGTGGACTCACCGCTGAACTCCGTGGAATCCTGA
- the fliP gene encoding flagellar type III secretion system pore protein FliP (The bacterial flagellar biogenesis protein FliP forms a type III secretion system (T3SS)-type pore required for flagellar assembly.), with protein MLRNFCRVLARAGGLCLAGFLLFTFSSQAVWAADTGGLTLMTVSDGAANQEYSVKLQVLLLMTALSFLPAFLLMATSFTRIIIVLAILRQALGLQQSPPNRVLVGIALSLTLLIMRPVWTDIYEHAFKPYDGGEITLMEAFSIAEKPVKDFMLKQTQQSSLEQMLHIANEPLDQKAEDMSFAVVLPAFVISELKTAFQIGFMLFIPFLIIDLVVASVLMAMGMMMLSPLIISLPFKLVVFVLADGWTMTVGTLSASFG; from the coding sequence ATGCTCCGCAATTTTTGTCGTGTTCTAGCCCGCGCCGGCGGGCTATGCTTGGCCGGCTTTCTGTTATTTACATTTTCCTCTCAGGCTGTCTGGGCTGCTGATACCGGTGGTTTAACGCTGATGACCGTCTCCGACGGTGCGGCCAATCAGGAATACAGCGTGAAGCTTCAGGTACTGCTGTTGATGACAGCACTCAGCTTTCTTCCCGCTTTCTTGCTGATGGCCACCAGCTTTACCCGAATTATCATTGTACTGGCGATTCTGCGTCAGGCCCTGGGTTTGCAACAAAGCCCGCCGAACCGCGTATTGGTCGGTATTGCGTTGTCATTAACGCTGCTGATCATGCGTCCGGTATGGACAGATATTTATGAGCATGCGTTCAAACCCTACGACGGCGGCGAAATCACACTGATGGAAGCGTTTTCCATTGCAGAAAAACCCGTCAAGGATTTCATGCTGAAGCAGACACAGCAAAGTTCTCTGGAACAAATGCTGCACATTGCCAATGAACCGCTGGATCAGAAAGCGGAAGACATGTCTTTTGCAGTTGTGCTACCGGCCTTTGTGATCAGTGAACTGAAAACAGCCTTCCAGATTGGCTTCATGCTCTTCATTCCTTTCCTGATCATCGACCTGGTTGTTGCCAGTGTGCTGATGGCAATGGGCATGATGATGTTGTCGCCGTTGATTATTTCGTTGCCGTTCAAACTGGTTGTGTTTGTTCTGGCAGATGGCTGGACCATGACGGTCGGCACACTATCGGCCAGTTTCGGTTAG
- a CDS encoding FliM/FliN family flagellar motor switch protein — protein MKKIELNSAQQFPKLNVEHLGRPIHVIRESLQKAFSQADSSITQDLQRWVKDKNLSFRLSDIQLASRQPTEHTEHTSVIRHSSGGLIQAQLDVSMLLSLSDKFYNADIDRSDLANAASKLTASDLRLQHRLLKRLCALIDDNDSWQMTDETLSVGVGLLATFMVGYRKKTAEFTVYLNETMLQSLMDEMAVQTNESLGEGFRKVLEDTPVILNATLCQKKMPLDDVLKLRPDDVLNIDLLTHVPVRIGQEHLFNGCVADKDGQLVLILNDK, from the coding sequence ATGAAAAAAATTGAGTTAAATAGTGCTCAACAATTCCCAAAGCTGAACGTTGAACATTTAGGACGTCCAATCCATGTCATCCGGGAATCGTTACAAAAAGCTTTCTCGCAGGCAGATTCGTCAATCACCCAGGATCTGCAACGCTGGGTGAAGGATAAGAACCTGTCGTTCCGGTTGTCTGACATTCAGTTGGCAAGCAGACAGCCGACCGAGCACACGGAACACACCTCTGTGATTCGCCATTCCTCTGGCGGACTGATTCAGGCACAACTTGATGTTTCAATGTTGTTGTCTTTGTCGGATAAGTTTTACAACGCGGATATTGACCGCAGTGATCTGGCAAATGCTGCTTCAAAGCTGACCGCCAGTGACCTTCGTTTACAGCATCGCCTGCTGAAACGGCTGTGTGCGTTGATCGACGACAATGACAGCTGGCAAATGACAGATGAGACCCTGAGTGTCGGTGTTGGGCTGCTGGCCACCTTCATGGTTGGCTACCGCAAGAAAACCGCGGAATTCACCGTGTATCTGAATGAAACCATGCTGCAGTCGCTGATGGACGAGATGGCAGTTCAGACCAACGAGTCACTCGGCGAGGGCTTTCGGAAAGTTCTGGAAGACACACCTGTCATCCTGAACGCGACACTGTGCCAAAAGAAAATGCCGCTGGACGATGTGCTCAAACTCCGCCCGGATGATGTGCTGAATATTGATCTGCTGACTCATGTGCCTGTTCGTATCGGGCAAGAACACCTTTTTAACGGATGCGTGGCCGACAAAGATGGCCAACTCGTTCTGATTCTAAATGACAAATAA
- the fliE gene encoding flagellar hook-basal body complex protein FliE — translation MLATNLTQTTTAQQLMLDKMQLMQAQANQEFAVKANPLDQQVKPLSFSSAMTGVLDLVNNHQAHASAKMTAVETGKSDDLVGAMIASQKASLSFSALMQVRNKVVGAFEDVMKMPV, via the coding sequence ATGCTTGCGACGAATCTGACGCAGACAACCACAGCCCAGCAGCTCATGCTGGATAAAATGCAGCTCATGCAAGCACAGGCAAATCAGGAATTTGCTGTGAAAGCCAACCCTTTGGATCAACAAGTCAAGCCACTTTCTTTTTCTTCGGCAATGACAGGGGTACTGGACCTTGTGAACAACCATCAGGCGCATGCGAGTGCGAAAATGACTGCGGTAGAAACCGGTAAAAGTGATGATCTGGTCGGGGCAATGATTGCCAGCCAGAAGGCCAGCCTGTCGTTCTCTGCGCTGATGCAGGTGCGAAACAAGGTGGTCGGTGCGTTTGAAGATGTAATGAAGATGCCGGTGTAA
- the flhB gene encoding flagellar biosynthesis protein FlhB gives MSDQSTTQDKTEKATPQKIRKAREQGQIPRAKDLTGAVIFLVVVYFFSVQLDAIWNAISGIFRFNMQLTRADLESPWQGIEHVGQSLAIVIELLLPLFGVIFLAAMGGSLLLGGWLFYPAGVLPKLSKISPISGIKRMFSTRSLVELLKSTLKVTVIFSLLYFYLDSHLAELLAMQNQPLRQGIVTIMSILFDGVLLMGVALLIFGLLDVPYQRWEHMKQLKMTKQEIKEEFKNSEGRPEVKQRIRQIQQQFARRKVEKMVPQADVVITNPTHYAVAIKYDPTMYDAPFVVAKGVDEMAQHIQRIARENQVEVLNSPPLTRAIYHTTQLEQAVPNQLYIAVAHILTYVMQLKAFRSGKGGQPQALPTFVIPRHLQY, from the coding sequence ATGAGTGATCAGAGTACAACGCAGGACAAAACAGAAAAGGCCACGCCCCAGAAAATCCGGAAGGCGCGTGAGCAGGGGCAGATTCCCCGGGCGAAAGATCTGACCGGCGCGGTCATCTTTCTGGTGGTCGTGTATTTCTTTTCAGTGCAGTTAGATGCCATCTGGAATGCGATCAGCGGGATCTTCCGGTTCAATATGCAACTGACGCGTGCGGATCTGGAATCTCCCTGGCAAGGCATAGAACACGTCGGCCAAAGCCTGGCTATTGTCATTGAACTGCTGCTGCCTTTATTTGGCGTGATTTTTCTGGCCGCCATGGGTGGCAGTCTCTTACTGGGTGGCTGGCTGTTTTACCCGGCGGGCGTTCTGCCAAAACTATCTAAAATCAGTCCGATTTCCGGCATCAAGCGGATGTTTTCGACCCGCTCGCTGGTCGAACTGCTGAAATCGACGCTCAAAGTAACGGTCATTTTTTCGCTGCTTTATTTCTATCTGGATTCACACCTTGCCGAATTGCTCGCCATGCAAAACCAGCCGCTGCGTCAGGGTATTGTCACGATCATGAGTATTCTGTTCGACGGCGTATTGCTGATGGGGGTGGCGCTGCTGATTTTCGGCTTGCTGGATGTGCCTTATCAACGCTGGGAGCACATGAAGCAGCTCAAAATGACCAAGCAGGAAATTAAAGAAGAATTCAAAAACAGCGAGGGCCGCCCGGAAGTCAAACAACGCATCCGGCAGATCCAGCAACAGTTCGCGCGACGGAAAGTGGAGAAAATGGTGCCTCAGGCAGATGTCGTCATTACCAACCCGACTCACTATGCCGTGGCAATTAAATATGATCCAACCATGTACGACGCCCCTTTTGTCGTCGCTAAAGGTGTCGATGAAATGGCTCAGCATATCCAGCGGATTGCCCGAGAGAATCAGGTGGAAGTGCTCAACTCTCCCCCATTAACCCGAGCGATTTACCACACGACTCAGCTGGAACAGGCCGTGCCGAACCAGCTGTACATTGCCGTGGCACATATTCTGACTTATGTGATGCAGTTGAAAGCCTTCCGTTCCGGGAAAGGCGGCCAGCCTCAGGCTCTACCGACTTTTGTTATCCCACGCCACTTACAGTATTAA
- the fliF gene encoding flagellar basal-body MS-ring/collar protein FliF, which translates to MTMITQAEAAELTASDRSNNLLNRAKLAWQSSQRNLVLSAALAAVVAAIIVVALWTSTQSYRPLYSQQERFDTSEIISVLEAEGVPYRLQETNGQVLVEEGRVAEVRMLLAAKGVKAKLPTGLETLQNDSSLGTSQFIETARYRHGLEGELARTIISLNAVNNARVHLAIPRQTLFVRQNSEKPTASVMVELKSGEDLKPEQVEAIVNLVSGSVTGMSMEQVSVVDQFGRLLSVDIGSDSAGRMNTKYLEYQKNLEKQIIQRASDMLTPIVGPSNFRVQVAADLDFNRIEETREIVDDNPVVRSEHSIENNSIDKIALGVPGSLSNQPPTVEEDNNPDAPKNTSERSEVNRQFALGSSVRHTQYQQGQIKKLNVSVLLDDKSAPDGTAWNDAQKAEISQMISEAVGLNAQRGDSLSLMNFAFKPVTIESAAPMPWWQDTALQQPLRYIIGGLLGLAMIFFVLRPLIRHLTGVDKARREMEIASLPDDILSKELDEKAQENELNRRLSDRGLSNTTNGLDADAEMMLPPSGSPLHIQLKHLTLIASEEPQRVAEVLKQWVNGNEQNRDN; encoded by the coding sequence ATGACCATGATTACTCAAGCAGAAGCAGCCGAGCTGACCGCTTCTGACCGTTCAAATAATCTGCTGAACCGGGCCAAGCTGGCCTGGCAAAGCAGTCAGCGCAATCTTGTTCTGTCTGCCGCACTGGCTGCTGTTGTTGCGGCGATTATCGTTGTCGCGCTGTGGACATCCACTCAAAGTTACCGCCCGCTTTACAGTCAGCAGGAACGTTTTGACACCAGTGAAATCATCTCCGTGCTGGAAGCGGAAGGTGTGCCTTACCGCTTGCAGGAAACCAACGGCCAGGTGCTGGTTGAGGAAGGCCGTGTCGCCGAAGTCCGCATGCTGCTGGCTGCGAAAGGCGTCAAGGCGAAACTGCCGACCGGGCTGGAAACACTTCAGAATGACTCTTCTTTAGGCACCAGCCAGTTCATCGAAACCGCGCGTTATCGCCACGGTTTGGAAGGTGAGCTGGCCCGGACCATTATTTCTCTGAATGCAGTCAATAATGCCCGGGTTCATCTGGCGATTCCGCGTCAGACACTCTTCGTCCGTCAGAACAGCGAAAAGCCGACAGCTTCAGTCATGGTTGAACTGAAATCCGGCGAAGATCTGAAGCCGGAGCAAGTGGAAGCCATCGTGAATCTGGTTTCCGGCAGTGTGACGGGCATGTCCATGGAACAGGTATCCGTTGTGGATCAGTTTGGTCGTCTGCTCAGTGTGGATATCGGTTCGGATTCCGCAGGCCGGATGAATACCAAGTATCTGGAATACCAGAAGAATCTGGAAAAGCAGATCATTCAGCGTGCATCCGACATGCTGACACCGATTGTCGGCCCGAGTAATTTCCGCGTGCAGGTGGCTGCAGATCTGGACTTCAACCGTATTGAAGAAACCCGTGAAATTGTTGATGACAATCCGGTTGTTCGCTCTGAGCACAGCATCGAGAACAACTCCATCGATAAAATTGCACTGGGTGTACCGGGTTCACTGAGCAACCAGCCGCCAACGGTGGAAGAAGACAACAATCCGGATGCGCCGAAAAATACCAGCGAGCGTTCTGAAGTGAACCGCCAGTTTGCGCTGGGCAGCAGTGTGCGCCATACACAATATCAGCAGGGTCAGATTAAGAAGCTGAATGTCTCTGTACTGTTGGATGACAAGTCCGCACCGGACGGCACGGCATGGAATGACGCCCAGAAAGCGGAGATCAGCCAGATGATTTCTGAAGCGGTCGGCCTGAATGCCCAGCGGGGTGACAGCCTGAGTCTGATGAATTTTGCCTTCAAGCCGGTCACGATCGAATCCGCCGCGCCAATGCCATGGTGGCAGGATACGGCACTGCAACAGCCGCTGCGCTACATCATTGGTGGTTTGCTGGGTCTGGCGATGATCTTCTTTGTCCTGCGTCCGCTGATCCGTCACCTGACCGGTGTCGATAAAGCGCGCCGCGAGATGGAAATTGCCAGCCTGCCAGATGACATTCTGAGCAAAGAACTGGATGAGAAAGCCCAGGAAAATGAGCTGAACCGTCGTCTGTCTGACCGTGGGTTAAGCAATACCACCAACGGTCTGGATGCTGATGCTGAAATGATGTTGCCGCCTTCCGGTTCACCATTGCACATCCAGCTGAAGCACCTGACTTTAATTGCCAGCGAAGAGCCGCAGCGTGTTGCTGAAGTCCTTAAACAATGGGTGAATGGAAATGAGCAAAACCGAGACAATTAA
- the fliR gene encoding flagellar biosynthetic protein FliR, translating to MDLTFAQITAWLGQVWWPFFRLGAALVAMPFFGDGAIPIWVRLLFALSISILIAPLMPAMPAVDPLSVKAIMLAFEQAIWGVFFGFLLHLLFTTMTMLGQIVSMQMGLSMAIMNDPVNGMSVALLGRMFLMFSTLLFLALEGHLLVIDILVQSFYIWPVGSGISEATLHQVVSMVSWMFASALALSMPAIISMLLANISFGVMNRAAPSLNVYALGFPMTMLLGLFSMLIAISGVPSRYTQFVHTTLQALTSYVAGTGI from the coding sequence ATGGATCTGACCTTTGCGCAAATCACAGCCTGGCTGGGGCAAGTCTGGTGGCCTTTCTTCCGCTTGGGTGCGGCGCTGGTCGCCATGCCATTTTTTGGTGATGGCGCCATTCCGATTTGGGTTCGTCTTTTATTCGCACTTTCAATCAGTATTCTGATTGCGCCGCTGATGCCCGCCATGCCTGCGGTGGACCCACTGTCGGTCAAAGCCATCATGCTGGCTTTTGAGCAAGCCATCTGGGGCGTTTTTTTTGGCTTCCTTCTCCATTTGCTGTTCACCACCATGACCATGCTGGGCCAGATCGTTTCAATGCAGATGGGCCTGAGTATGGCCATCATGAATGACCCGGTCAACGGCATGTCTGTTGCGTTACTGGGCAGAATGTTCCTGATGTTCAGCACCCTGCTGTTTCTGGCCCTGGAGGGGCACTTGCTGGTGATTGATATTCTGGTTCAGAGTTTTTATATCTGGCCGGTCGGCTCCGGGATCAGTGAAGCCACGCTTCATCAGGTTGTGTCGATGGTGAGCTGGATGTTTGCCTCTGCACTGGCGCTGTCCATGCCAGCCATTATCTCGATGTTGCTGGCAAACATCAGCTTCGGTGTGATGAACCGTGCAGCCCCCAGCCTGAACGTTTATGCGCTGGGTTTCCCCATGACCATGCTGCTCGGCCTGTTCAGTATGCTGATTGCGATCAGCGGCGTGCCGAGTCGTTATACCCAGTTTGTCCATACCACCTTGCAAGCACTGACAAGTTACGTCGCAGGAACCGGCATATGA
- a CDS encoding OmpA family protein — protein MLISFNKKYTFLLMTLAAASSAEAQVVSTPMDLVEWKYQGGKFQCSLNQQVQQFGEVSFIADAGEELVLKVKPLRPVAQYDSAGLYLQDGPWVESPTQKPLTPGQQMSPLEVTFTGMADALLDGMMAGQWARVSLMYQRPSTPVDVMLSSVNMSGPLAQFNECRSRLPAMSYKQARDLVFQFELGQRTVSTSQKETLKNLADYIRRDTSIRKVLVDGHTDSVGSNLGNIQVSKVRADDVASFLREAGVKDGLIQTRAHGSRYPVASNQTADGQALNRRVTVRVLRADNHEKSRVQ, from the coding sequence ATGTTAATTTCATTCAACAAGAAATACACATTCTTATTAATGACTCTTGCGGCGGCTTCCTCTGCTGAAGCACAGGTTGTTTCTACGCCAATGGATCTTGTCGAATGGAAATACCAAGGCGGCAAATTTCAGTGTTCATTAAACCAGCAGGTGCAACAGTTTGGTGAAGTCAGCTTTATTGCTGATGCCGGGGAAGAGCTGGTTCTGAAAGTCAAACCTCTGCGTCCTGTCGCTCAGTACGACAGTGCAGGCCTCTATCTGCAGGATGGCCCTTGGGTGGAATCACCGACTCAGAAACCATTGACTCCCGGTCAGCAAATGAGTCCGTTAGAAGTCACGTTTACGGGCATGGCTGATGCACTGCTGGATGGCATGATGGCCGGACAGTGGGCCAGGGTTTCCCTGATGTATCAACGCCCGAGTACGCCGGTTGATGTCATGCTTTCCAGTGTCAATATGTCCGGCCCGCTGGCGCAGTTCAATGAGTGCCGTTCCCGTTTACCGGCGATGTCCTATAAACAGGCTCGGGATCTGGTGTTCCAGTTCGAATTGGGGCAACGCACGGTGAGTACATCTCAAAAAGAAACCTTAAAGAATCTGGCGGATTACATTCGCCGGGATACATCGATTCGCAAGGTTCTGGTTGATGGCCACACAGACAGCGTTGGTTCCAATCTGGGCAACATACAGGTTTCAAAAGTCCGGGCGGATGATGTCGCCAGTTTTCTCCGGGAAGCAGGTGTGAAGGACGGCTTAATTCAGACAAGGGCACACGGTTCACGATACCCGGTCGCCAGCAATCAAACAGCTGACGGACAAGCGTTAAATCGCCGGGTCACGGTGAGGGTACTGCGTGCTGATAATCATGAAAAAAGCAGGGTGCAGTAA
- the fliQ gene encoding flagellar biosynthesis protein FliQ: MTPELAVTLFSNAVWMIITIVMVLVIPGLLVGLLIAVFQAATQINEQTLSFLPRLLVTLLMVIFAGHWMLRKLIDLFTYLFHNIPGMIG; the protein is encoded by the coding sequence ATGACACCGGAACTCGCGGTCACACTGTTTTCCAACGCCGTCTGGATGATCATTACCATTGTCATGGTCCTGGTGATTCCGGGCTTGCTGGTTGGTTTGCTGATTGCTGTCTTTCAGGCGGCAACCCAGATCAATGAACAGACCCTCAGTTTCCTGCCCCGTTTGCTGGTCACCCTGTTGATGGTGATTTTTGCCGGGCACTGGATGTTGAGGAAACTGATTGATCTGTTTACCTATTTATTCCATAACATTCCGGGAATGATTGGCTGA
- a CDS encoding sigma-54 dependent transcriptional regulator yields the protein MFTKTIQLIEPDRQQAQQVIQVLEQAGYQVDYLTSGKAGLQSQRALITLVSSALPDMSLTEWVRFSQTAADPQQRRIAIAIVDQHEGLLAAEAMKAGATDYLLKPFEPAQLLSLLARVEALQKPMSDIVAESWRSKQILQLAHRAACTHASVLITGESGTGKEVLARYVHQQSPRSKMPFVAVNCAAIPESMLEAVLFGHVKGAFTGAIGSQSGKFEEANGGTILLDEIAEMSPPLQAKLLRVLQEREVERVGSHKTIKLDIRVIASTNKDLRIAVQEGTFREDLYYRLDVLPLHWPPLRERPEDILPLADFFIRKYQQGSACQMSSDAQQMMMHYHWPGNIRELENIIQRALVMRHGDFITAQDLMLPIDSSKVQAIKPDYLPAVSVAMGTEQGHIGAKKQAEFQYVLDVLKQHDGNRTMTAKALGVTTRALRYKLAAMREQGIDISQIGSAA from the coding sequence ATGTTCACAAAAACGATTCAGCTCATTGAGCCGGACAGACAGCAAGCCCAGCAAGTGATTCAGGTGCTGGAACAGGCAGGCTATCAGGTTGATTATCTCACGTCAGGCAAAGCAGGCCTGCAATCCCAGCGGGCTCTGATCACGCTGGTGAGTTCTGCATTGCCGGATATGTCGCTGACGGAGTGGGTACGCTTCAGCCAGACGGCTGCGGATCCTCAGCAACGCCGGATTGCGATTGCAATTGTCGATCAGCACGAAGGATTGCTGGCTGCAGAAGCCATGAAAGCGGGGGCGACAGATTATCTGCTGAAACCTTTTGAACCGGCGCAGTTGCTCAGTCTGCTGGCCCGGGTCGAAGCGTTGCAAAAACCGATGTCTGACATCGTGGCTGAATCGTGGCGAAGCAAGCAGATTCTGCAATTGGCGCACCGGGCGGCTTGTACCCATGCTAGTGTGCTGATCACAGGTGAATCCGGGACGGGCAAAGAAGTGCTGGCGCGCTATGTGCACCAGCAGTCGCCACGCAGCAAGATGCCTTTCGTGGCGGTGAACTGCGCTGCAATCCCGGAATCCATGCTGGAAGCCGTATTGTTTGGTCATGTGAAAGGTGCGTTTACCGGCGCAATCGGCAGCCAGAGCGGTAAATTTGAAGAAGCGAACGGAGGCACCATTCTGCTGGATGAAATTGCAGAAATGTCTCCACCGCTGCAAGCCAAATTACTGCGTGTGTTGCAGGAGCGTGAAGTTGAGCGTGTCGGTAGCCACAAAACCATCAAGTTGGATATTCGGGTGATTGCTTCTACGAACAAGGATCTGCGGATCGCTGTTCAGGAAGGTACTTTCCGTGAAGACTTGTATTACCGGTTAGATGTCCTGCCGCTGCACTGGCCACCTTTGCGCGAACGTCCTGAAGATATTCTCCCGCTGGCAGATTTTTTCATCCGTAAATATCAGCAGGGCAGTGCCTGTCAGATGTCATCAGATGCACAGCAGATGATGATGCACTACCACTGGCCGGGCAATATTCGCGAACTGGAAAACATCATTCAGCGGGCACTGGTCATGCGTCATGGTGATTTCATTACCGCTCAGGATCTGATGTTGCCGATCGACAGCAGTAAAGTTCAGGCTATCAAGCCGGACTATCTGCCAGCCGTCTCGGTCGCCATGGGCACGGAGCAGGGACATATCGGTGCGAAAAAACAGGCTGAATTTCAGTATGTGCTCGATGTGCTTAAACAGCATGACGGCAATCGGACCATGACCGCAAAAGCACTGGGTGTCACCACCCGGGCTCTGCGATACAAATTAGCGGCAATGCGTGAGCAAGGCATTGATATTTCACAAATTGGCTCAGCAGCTTAA